A stretch of DNA from Streptomyces gobiensis:
CGGTCATCTGGCGCATGGCAAAGCCACCGAGGACAAGCACGTCGGGGCGGACGAGTTCGCGCATCCGCTCGTCCCGGACGCGGTCCGCGTGGCCGCCGGCCAGCTGCCAGGACCCGGCTGGTCTTGGCGAAGCAGACGTGGGCGCCCTGGCAGACCGCCAGGCGTCCGAGGGCTTGAGCGATGTGGGCCTTGCCGTGGCCGACTCTGCCGTTCCGGCGGAAGCCAGAGAGGCGGCGTGCCTCGCTGATCAGCGGCGAAGGGCTGCGTCGAGCTGGTAGTAGAGCGCATCCAGCCGACTACGGCCAGGGCCACGAGGCGGCATCCGCCGTACCAGCCCGCGAACTGCCGGCCAGGCGTGCTCGACCGCCCACCGGATCTCCTCATCACCGGCCCTGGCGTCATCGCCCGCCGCGAGCTCACGAGCGCGCGCCTGGTAAACCGCAGGTCCAAGGGCGTGCTTCGACTGGTGAGGGGTGGCCAATGGGTGGATGTAAGGGGTCGCCGCCGCGTAGCACGCGGCACGGGCAGCAGCTGCGGCAGCCCGGTCGCCGACTTCGCCTGCGGCTGCGTGAGCCGCCCAGGCAACAGAGCGCAGCCGCCCCGTCCGCTTCCCCTCACGCACGAAGCCCCGGATACCCTCGACCGCCTCGCGAGGACGGGTGTCCCAGGGAGCCTTCGCCTCAAACAGCGGAAGCACCCGCTCAACGCAATCAGCAGCCCACAGTCCGAGAAACCGGCGGTCTTCTTCGCTTATGGTCACCGTGTCCACCCGCACATCATGCCGGGTCCGGGAGCTCCCTGACCCGAACACGATGGCTGTCACAAAGGCACGGTTGGTGTCACCAAGACCGACGAGTGGCTTCTCACAGGGGTGGTCCGGGTCGTGCCGGTCCCGCCCGGTGCGGACGTGACGTGTGGCGGTGACAACCACCCTGCCGATCTCATCGCCGGTCACAAGCAGCGTGCCCATCCGGTACAACCACCGTGCCTCGCCAGCGCGGAACCGCAGGCCGGCCACCCTCACCAGTGACACCTGCCGTGCGTCGCACACGCGCGAAACACCCCCCAAAACGCCCTGAAGCGGGCCCGTTCCCCCTTTCCGGCGGACGAATACCAGGCACTGATGAACACTCCCACGCCCCGGAAGCGCTCCCGCCGCCCCCTTCGCCGCCGGCGAGCCGGCCCGGCTTCGCGGTGCTGTGGCTCGGTGCGGATGGCCCACTGCACGCCGAGCCAAGGCGACAGGACCGAGTGTGAGGAGCGGGGGCGAAGATCGCACCGAGGTTGTCCATCATCGGCTCGAACCCGTACGCCCGCCTGTACATGAGGCCCAGACGATGTGCGCGTCTTTGTGGCTTCTGCCAGTACGACGGTCTGCCGGGGTCCGTAGAGACTGCTAGTCACAGGCCGCGGCGTGCCCCGGGGGGCCGGGGCCAAGGACATGTCGAAACGCAGGGGAGGGCAGCACGGTGAGCGTGCAGCAGTACGACGAGATCGGTGAAGCGTTCGAGGGCTTCAAGGCCCTGCCGCTGGCGCAGTACGGGGAGGTGCCCAGTTTCCTGGCCATGGTCGGGGACGTGCGCGGCAAGTCGGTCCTCGACCTGGCCTGCGGCACCGGCTTCTACAGCAGGGAGTTCACGCGGCGCGGCGCCGCGGAGGGGTTCGGAGTCGACATCTCCGGTGAAATGGTCGCCGCAGCACGGGCGTTTGAGGAGCGCGATCCGCTGGGTGTGCGCTACGAGGTAGGCGATGTGTCCGAACTACGGCCCCGAGCCGCGCTTCGACGTCGCCACGGGGGTTCAGCTGCTCAACTACGCGCAGGACGTCGCCGCCATGGAACGGATGTGCCGCAACGTGCACCAGAGCCTGAAGCCCGGCGCCGAGTTCTTCATTCTCAACCAGTCACCCGACTACCGCTTCGACGAGCCATCCCTGGCCAAATACGGCTTTCCCTGCGAGCCGACCGGCCAGGAGGCCCAGACCGGACCGCGCGTGCACATCACGGCACTGCTCGACCCGCCGATCTCGTTCATCAGCGCCTGCCCGCGCCGCGAGGTCTACGAACAGTGTCTGCGGGCGGCCGGATTCGGCGAGCTGACCTGGGTCCCACTGGAGGTATCCGACGCCGGCATGCGCACCTTCGGCGCGGACTTCTGGGCGGACTGCCTCGCCAACCCCCCACTGGAAATGCTGCGCTGCCGCACCTGAGCACCGACCGGACCTCCCGGCGGCCCGGCCTGTGGAACTCGCCGAACGGGAGCCAGGCCGCCGGCCGCAACCACACCCCCGACCTGCGGCAGCTCAGGGCCTGCGGGCGCGTTCCGAAGCACCTCACCGCCCATTGACCGCTCCCGCTACCGGACGTTGCGATCCTCCCCAAAGGGGCCGTGCGGCGCTCGTAGCCCTCGCTCGATAACTGCGGCCCCTGCCGCCGGCGAGCAACGGCCACACCCGGCCCGCGACGAAGAGGCGAAGTGCCTTTCAAACTCATCGACATGGACCATGCGACAGAGCCTCGAAGTGGCTCCCGAAGCCGCACCGAAACAACCAGGGCTTGTACTGCGCGCGCATGGCCACGCTGGGGCGGTCGACCCACCGGAGCGGCCGAGAGTGGTGAGGACACCGCCGAATCCGGCGCGGGCTTGGGCAGCGGCGACACGCCGCCCGGGACCGGACATGCCCGGACCGAAGCGGAAAGGACTGGGACTGCGGAAGCAGACAGCCGTGATCTGGGTGAAGCCGACGCTGCAATCTGCGTTGAACAGCCCCCCGGCCCACCCTCGCTAGGCGTCGACGCACCCGACGAGAGTGACCTGCTGCGGAAAGTCCGCAACGTCCACGCCGAACACGGTCGCCTTACGGTCGGTGAGACTCTTCACCACGCGGCCGGTCAGCCAGCCCCGTGCGAGCCGGCACCCGGCGGCATCTCACCTCCCGGTACCGACCGTCCGGCTCCCACCGCTGGCCAGGAACATCACCTTCTCCTCGCCTTAGCTACCGCCACGGATATGTGCGGCGCGCATGGCCTCTCCCCGGCCCAGCTGAGAACGGCACGCCCAGGGCTGTCCCTTCCCTCCAGGCACCCGGCCGCCAGCCCGGTGCAGGTGCCGGTGCTGGCGCAAAACCCCAAGGACACCACAGCAGCCGCCGCCGTACGCTCCTGCCCCAGCTACGAGCCGGGCACAGCAGCCCCCCGGACGAAACAGCCGCCCGCCAGACCACCACCGGCCCACGCCGTTCGCAAGGCACCCAGAACCCATTTCCCGGCCCCCTCTTAACCCCCGGGCGGGGCGGGGCGGGGCACAGACAGCGCCGCCGCCCCGCGGCCTACCCCTTAGCGGCCAGCCGGTAGGTGCACACATGCACGCCCGTGCCACTGGTAACCGTGGAAACCAGCTCCAGCGCACGCAGCGCACCGTCCTCGGGAAAGATCGTTTTCCCGCCGCCGAGGATCACCGGTTCGATCATGAGCCGGAGCTCGTCCACCAGGCCCTCGCGCAGGAGGGTGCGCACGAGCGTGGGGCTGCCCA
This window harbors:
- a CDS encoding putative immunity protein; translation: MGTLLVTGDEIGRVVVTATRHVRTGRDRHDPDHPCEKPLVGLGDTNRAFVTAIVFGSGSSRTRHDVRVDTVTISEEDRRFLGLWAADCVERVLPLFEAKAPWDTRPREAVEGIRGFVREGKRTGRLRSVAWAAHAAAGEVGDRAAAAAARAACYAAATPYIHPLATPHQSKHALGPAVYQARARELAAGDDARAGDEEIRWAVEHAWPAVRGLVRRMPPRGPGRSRLDALYYQLDAALRR